The Leptospira bouyouniensis genome has a window encoding:
- a CDS encoding NADase-type glycan-binding domain-containing protein — MKQILGILCLCMALLYCKKEEEKIDDRASISSIQEISASSFLIEGKTKYIPQNATDNSSQPWCVSNTDKEPTLEITFNKIVKTKVLHLLNGYAKGSLYKKNSRISKLTLTIDNGSPIELELPDTIEFSKTFTNDLVGKKFKFTIKDKYPGDNYQDLCLTELSFDDYDFDNHLYFEAFCSEIFNDFKKIEFINGDHFITLTNDNKLTAFRSPAQMDIKNEGKGNWKLINENPSKILEGKYKITLVQNANDDLSSNEARITTTNFDGEFSIPLVTDKNCKKLDGSRKIFIFNEGDPNKNYFPSNDEIHIVK, encoded by the coding sequence ATGAAACAAATTTTAGGAATTCTGTGCCTTTGTATGGCGTTACTATATTGCAAGAAAGAGGAAGAAAAAATAGATGATCGAGCATCGATTAGTTCTATTCAAGAAATAAGTGCATCTAGTTTTTTAATAGAAGGTAAAACCAAATATATTCCACAAAATGCTACTGATAATTCTTCTCAGCCTTGGTGTGTTTCAAACACTGATAAAGAGCCTACTCTGGAAATTACTTTTAATAAAATTGTGAAAACTAAAGTTCTTCATCTGCTAAATGGATATGCGAAAGGTTCACTTTATAAAAAGAATAGTCGTATTTCTAAATTGACTTTAACGATTGACAATGGTTCTCCGATCGAGTTAGAACTACCAGATACTATCGAATTTTCCAAAACATTTACAAATGACTTGGTTGGAAAAAAATTCAAATTTACAATTAAAGATAAGTATCCCGGCGATAATTATCAGGACCTTTGCTTAACAGAATTATCTTTCGATGATTACGATTTTGATAATCATCTGTATTTTGAAGCATTTTGTTCTGAGATATTCAATGATTTTAAAAAAATTGAATTCATTAACGGTGATCATTTCATTACGCTCACAAATGATAATAAATTAACTGCCTTCAGATCACCTGCTCAAATGGACATTAAAAATGAGGGTAAAGGAAATTGGAAATTAATTAACGAAAATCCATCTAAGATATTAGAAGGAAAATATAAAATAACTTTAGTACAAAATGCTAATGATGATTTAAGCAGTAATGAAGCTAGAATAACTACCACTAATTTCGATGGAGAATTTTCAATTCCTTTGGTAACAGACAAAAATTGTAAAAAACTAGATGGTTCTAGGAAAATCTTTATTTTTAATGAAGGGGATCCAAATAAAAATTATTTCCCTTCAAATGATGAAATCCATATAGTCAAATAG